ATCCAGCATTGCGATCGATACAAAGCGCCGTATCATGATTGAGTTGGTATTCGTCACGTTCTCGTGACCACTTCGCCTGGTATTGGAAACCTGCCTTCAAAACGAGTTCATCCATTTTCTCGATAGTCATCGGTGCAAGATCTACTTCCCACTCGATACGAGCCGTGCCATTGGAACTTGTTTCTGCATTCATCGTTGCCTTCACGACAAGAATCGTCTCATCGACAGTCCCACGAGTTCGCACAGAGAAGCTTTTTGCATTTTTCTCGATATCCTTTAGTCGAACTGTCTCTTCAGGAGAAATATATTCCGCAAACACTTCACCAAGTGTCTTCAGATTTCCACCTTCAAAATAATGATTCTTCTGGCTCTCGGAATATGAATGCTTCATGGCAGGAAAGTTGATATTCACGGCGTTCATGAAGTTATCACGAGAAGGCTTATCTCAGAGGAGAACTTTGATTTCGATTTCGTATGAATGCATAAGAAAATTAGGAAGAGGATAGTGCTGGGATTATATGAAAAAGTTTGACTTATGGAAGGAAGAAAATACAATGAATTTGACTTATAAAAATTTTGTTATATAGAAATATTATGTGTAATTCTTTTCCAGCATTTCATACTGAATGATCGTGAAGCTGTAATACAGACAACATTATCTATGGTCTTTATGAAAAAGTGGAACGACTAATACAAGATGGACTCATAAACTGAGAAATACAAATCTCATGGAGAAATGGTGAAGGTATTCATGCGGAAGTAGCAACTATAACAATAAAAGACTGAAAAATCCAACAAGAACTTCTTCGCAAAGATATAAGAGCTGTAATAGAAAAAAAAGTGATGATTAAAAAAGACTAGCAATTGCTAGTCTTTTTTAATATATCCGACCATATTATCTTCACCTTCACCATATCGACCCACTTTTCGATAGTCTTGATCCGGAGGACTTGTCATCTCAGCGAAGAGAAGTTGCGCAATATCCATACCAGGACGAAGGATGATGGGTACAGAGTTCATATTCGCAAGCTCAAAAGTAATATTCAGATAATGTCCCGGATTGATGAGTCCAGCAGTATTATGAACAATGAGTCAGATACGAGCCAGTGATGACTTCCCAGAAAGCTGGATGAGATATTTCTCAGAACCAAATTTTTCTACACTTGTACCAAGAACTGTGACTCCAGGACGAAGAATAAGTCATTGCTCAGGAGTGACGATAAGCTCCTCATATTCAGGAAGGATATGATTCACAGGATCAATATTTGTGACAGAATAATCCTTCACGACAAGAAACTTATCACCCAAGCGAATATCATAACTCGCAGGCTGAAGACGTGCTTCATCAAAATCAGAAATAGAAATATTTCCATCCTGAAGTGCCTGGCGGATGTCTCTATCGGAGAGATACATATCAATTTACAATTAATAATTAACAATTTTCAATTATTGTATCTATTTCTTCAATATTTCAACTCAATTGAGATAATATTGGATAATTTGTTGATAATCCCAACCCTGTCCGGAAAAATAAGTGGCTCAGACTCATGATATGCCGACTCCATGTCATTGTAAGACTTTTCATACTCAACCAGGATCAGACACTGATTGGAGATACGGAATATTCATACAATTCTTACTTCAGTTCGATTCACAATATTCTTGATATGATTTTGTTCTTCCATTCGATGAAGAGAAATACCACGGTTTAATCAGTACTCATTTGTATTTTATAACACGTCCGCGCGTCTCATCGACCAATTTCGCAACATTCGGAGAACGCATCTCATAGCCATATCCGAGGTATTTCTGGAATGAATCCGGGTCATCAGAACCATCATAGATCTGTGTATTGTATTTTCGATTCTTTTTATCCATATAATAATACGCATAGCTTCGAGCCGAGACAACAATCGTCTTTATTTTTTCTGGAAGATCCGTGTTCGACACTTCACCCATACCCTTGAGATAACTTTCTATCGGAAGTTCATTCACGATATAGAGTTTTCCATTCTCATTTCGCACTATGAGTTTTCCTCGAAACAGATTATCATTGTATTTTCCTGTCGTGTCCCATGCTGGAACACGCGACCAAGAAGCAATACGAACTACTTCTCATTCGAGAGAAAAACTCGATCCCGTATACGTACGATTCTTTATCTGAATCACTACTTGATTTTGCTTATATGGAACAACGCTTGCCTGGAATCATTGATTGAACGGAACCTTTCTGAATCAGATTCGTGCCACTGCTGGAGTGACGGTCGCTCATTCGAGAAGTACTGTTGTTCCAGAATAGGAAAGTCGAATTCGTATCTTCTGAGACGTATCAGTAGTTATATGGTTCAATGATGGAGAAATAGTTTGTACTGATGGTACAGAAAGCATCATATTCATCACTTCATCCGCAGGAATTGGATCAATCCTCGAAGTTTCAGTATTGTAGATTGGAGTACGAAACTGATTTCATCTCGCAATAAAGCCTGATATCTCACTATAAATATTTTTACCAGGACAAGCAGTTGTATCAAGATCACGATGTCCAACCAATGAACGTGTCGTGTGAGTTTTCACTTCTTTGCATCAGTCACCACTACACTGAGAAATAGCTACTGCATCAGCAGAAAGTGTGATTCCATATTTTTCTGCTACATAAGAAATAGCAGACTCTAGTCCAGCACGCTGATCTCGATTCAAGTGGATATTCTCAAAGTTTCCAATTACCGAAATTCCGACACTTCATTCGTTATTTCCAAGAACATGAGCACCAACGACATAATCCCCACCGGCACGACCCTCGTAGATAATCCCCCGTTGTCCAATAATATAATTGTATCCGATATCTCACCAACCGCGCGTAATAGCATGATACTTATATATGTCACGAAGATACACTTCATCACTTGCCTGTTTGTCGAGTGACTCTGCTGTATGATGGATGACAATTCGATTCACTTGGCGAGTTTTCTGAATTGGCCAGACCAATCGATGTCCATTCTCATATCGCAGAACACTGACAAACTTTTCTGTATTTGGAAAAAGTCTTTCGAGTTCTTGGCGACGATTGAGTCCAATATTGATAGCATCAAGCTGAGATTGAGTTTTTGGAGCCTGTCGATATTTCAGATATTCTTGATACACCTGTTTCTGTGTGGAACTATCTGCATAACGATAACTCTCATCCGCTCACCATTCTGCACGACTCACGATACGCGTTGCAGCAGAAGCATTTTCTATTCCCATGGAATCATTCTTTCTCTCGCTATAAGACGTCATGAGAGCGAGTTTCTCTGGATCAATCAGAGTATGAGAAATAATACTAAAAGTCACATCAGAGCGTCCAGTAGTAATCCACGGAGATGAGAAAACTCTCGCATCATAATGAAGTATATCGAGATCTTCGATATCCAATTGTCTCTCGATATCACCAGAATCAGTATGCCAGACGATAGTTACTCCAGAATTGTCCAGAATCTCACGAGGAAATGAGAAATAAAATGCGGTTCGTGGAGAATCGAATGAAACCGAAGCATCAATACGATATGTACCACTGTTATCTCTGCTGGAATGAACTCCGGCGAGTGTCGATGAAAAAACGGAATTACCCTCTTCTGCACGCGAAGAAAAATCAAGAAAAGCAATTCCAAAAAAAGAAAGAAGAAGAAAAGAAAAAAAGTAACGCATTTATTTGCCAAAATAAAAGAAAATGTGTAAAATCAACTCATGTAACTCAAAATACTTTATGTTTTTCCGACCTGAAATCAAGGAATTCACCAAAAACACACTTATCCTGACGCTTTTCCTCACACTCGTTCTCAATCTTTCTTGGGGGTATCTCGCACCGTATCTCGGAATCAAAGCCAGTGCAAGCAATGATACGAATTTTTCTCAACTCAATACAACGTATCTCGGAAATATCGCCACCGCTGTTTCTCTGAATGTCGGGCTCAAGGAACAAGAAACTGCAAAAAGCGGAATCAATCTTTCGAATGATATCATCTCTATAGCAGAAGTGCTCGCAAGTCCCAAGGAATGAGAAAAGCGTCTGATCGGGAATAACATGATCGCTATACAATCATATGTCAATGTCCTGAAGACTGACATCGTGGCACTTCTCGACCAGGCAACTGATAGAACAGTCACGCTCGATGAACATATCGAGATTTTGAAGTCATATTATACGAAAACAGCCGATAGACTCCTCATCATCAACGACCAAATCACAGAACTCAATAATCTCCTCAAATCGACTGCAGAGACTACAACTGCTGCCAAAACAACCATGGAGGAGAAATACAAGGCATTCGACTATTCTGGAGTGGATACGGTTATCAATGATTATGTGATAGCAAAAAATAGTGAGAACCGCGCAAAGGTCTATCTCGTCTATCTCCAGAGATTTGAACGTGCATATGGCATTCTCCAATCACAGAATAAAATTCTTCTCGACACACTCATCAACAATCGTGAAGCTCTCATCAAACGCTCAACAGTTGTGATTCCTGATTCTGGTTCTGACCTCCTGAAAAAAATGGGACTCATCCAAACCGAAGAAGAATCAAAATCTACACAAACTCTTGAATAGAAATTTGCAAAAAAATAACAATTGTGGTCTAATCTCTCTATGTTCAAGAAAATCCTTACATCCAGTTTGCTTGCTTTGATATCTATTGGTGGGATTCTTATTCAATCCACTACTTGAGTATATGCTATTTCTGAAGCTGAATTTAACGCTGCAGATGCAGCACAATTAAAACAACAGTGAATATCCGATGCTCAGATTTCTCAAATACAATCACAGGAAAAATCCACTTGAAATTCACAAGATGCAAAAATGAAGGAAATGTTGAATAACCTTGTTGCATGAATCAATATTATCCTCAATATCCTCACTATCATTGTCACTCCGGCAATTATGCTCGCGAGTTGGCTCATGTCACCTGATTGGACTGCAGGAGATATATTCGGTATTCGTCCTATACTCCATGATCTTTGGATTACAGTCTCGAATATTACCTATCTCGTCTATGCGGTACTTCTCATATTCATTGCTGTCGCAACTATATTCAATTCCGAACACTATGGATACAAGTCCATGCTTCCGAAACTCGCTCTCGGAATTATCCTTGTCCCGCTCACATGGTGGGGAGTCCAATTCACTATATCCGTCGCAACATATGCCACTGCAGCCGCAGTGTCAGTACCAGCAGAAAGTCTAAAAAAATATACTGATAGTAGCGCTTGGTGGAAGACGCCCATTATTCCAATAAATATGGAATACAAAAATGGGAAATTCTATTCTGGAGAAAATGACCTCTCAAAAGACTGATCTGTTACTGAATTATGTAAAACGGCTGGAAAGTGTGCCACTCCTGAAAAGGTAACAACAGATGCTGGATGACTTTTTAGTCCTTTGCTCATCTATAGTTTCGGGGTATTCAAGATTCAGAATGTCCAAAAAATCGATACAAAGATGGATGTAGTCACATCAATTATGCATATTATTCATCAATGAATTATTGGTGCATTGATGTTCATCATATACGGACTTCTCGTAATGGCTCTCATCTTCATGCTCATTATGCGTGCTATGAAGCTTTGGTTCTATGCTATATTTTCACCACTTTTCACCATCAAATATATGCTTGGGGATAAGTGATTCGGTGAGGCAGACAAGGATGGGAGTTTCAAAATCACGGAATTCATCGGCCTTGCCTTCGTACCTGCCGTTGTATCTCTTGCACTTTCTTTTGGACTCATTATTATCTCTGCTCTTTATACACCTCTGGGGAATAAGTGAGTAGAAAATCCGAATAACAAATGTGAATCGAGTGGTGAATGTACGATCATCATTGCGAATAATCCAAAAAATACTATCGTCAGCAAAACAATCGAAACAAAACAATGAAATAAATCCTCAACTACTGTCACCATAGGAGGAATCGGTTATACATTCGAGTGAGCTGTGGAATGATGAGAAAAAGTTGTACCTGGAGTCAAATCTGCACTTTCAGCAACAGGAAATCTCTTCGGAACAATTATTATCGATATTATTGCCCTCGTATTTATCTGGCTGGCATTCATGGCAGGAAAGTGAGTGAGCAAAGCAGCTGGGAAAGCTATCGAACCATTCGAACAAATGGGAAAGAAAATCTGAGATCTCGGAATGTCACTTCCGAAATATACTCCACTTCCAGTTCCGGGTGGCCTTAGTATGGCAGGAATGCAAAAAGTTGCTGGCATGCCAGAACAATTTCTAAGCCAAAGAGCTATCAATGAGACAAAATGAATCGAGGATCGAATGGGAAAAATGTTTGGTGTGAATTTACCATATTGAAGCGGAGAACAACATAAGGTTCATGAAATTCTAGCAAGAGATAAATTAACTCGAGAAGATTTTAATATTGCACAACAAACAATACAATCAGCGAGAAATAAAGGATGAATAGATCCGAATGGCACGAATGGACAAATGGCTATCGAGGATGCAACTAAAGTATTACAAAAAGCGGTGAAGGATTGAGTTACTCTCAATATTCCTTGACTTACTGATGCTGAAATTACAGCTGCCACAACTCCTGAACAAAAGAATGCAATTGTTGCATCATGGTTAGCATGAAAGCGATTACATGGAACCGAGGCAACAAACTTCTTGAAACAAAAAGGTGAGACACCTGACTCAGGACCATGAAATCAAGTACCAAACAATCCAACTACGAATAATACATTCAATATTACCACTGGTTGAGATGGAAAATACAGCTTAAAATCTGGACAATTGGATACAGAGAAGATATCGAAGGATGAACTTCTCAAGAGAATAGAGAATAATATTCATCTATTGAAGGATGTAAGTGAAGAAACGATGCGTTCTCAACTTACAAACATTGGAACAACAGATACGCAGATTCAGGGCATTCTGAAGAAACTAGAGGAAGCTAAGAAATCAAAATAAGGCTTCATCGAAATAAAACCCAAGAATTTTCTTGGGTTTTATTGTACGATATAACTCCTCTTCCCTGCATTATCGACAGCACTCATAACTCCGATGAGCTCTCCTGATGCTGTCCAGATGGGTGTTCCACTCTCCCCTGGTGAGAGAATCATATCGGTCATGATTCCTCCTGAGAGAAGTGTTCCTGAGAGAGAACCATCATAGGCAATATAGGATATATCTATGCCAAGCATTTTTCCATCTATTTTTTGCCATGAACCTGATAGAGAAACATAGGAAACAATAGATTGTCATGTAGAGAATTTTTCTCGATTCAAGAAATCAACTCTCGAAAAATCAGAAGATCCAGAAAAATAGGCATAGGCAATATCCTTTGTGGTATCTGGAAATTCTATGGATTCGATTGGATATTTCTGATTCTGTGATTCGATAAAACAGTGAGAACTACAATCCTTCACCACATGACGACTCGTGAGGATTTTCCCATTTTCGAGGATGACTCATTTTCCATGCACACTTGCAATCTGAGATGAAGATATATCCACAATACGGTTGATTATTTCTCTCTCACTGAGAAAATCTCCTGAATTACATCAGGAAAGAATACATACAAGAAAGATGGAGAAAAATACATTTTTCATAATAATTCTCACTATAGAGAAAATACGAATATATGAAAGTGGAAAAATGGAAAAATCCCATATAATCAGATTGTTTTCATTTATATTATAATTTTTTCGTATGTCTGTTCTCAAGGAATTCCGCGACTTCGCGATGAAGGGAAACGTTGTCGACCTCGCTGTCTGAGTGATTATCGGTGCTGCGTTCGGGAAAATCGTTACTTCCCTCGTCGAAGATATCATCATGCCTCCGATAGGTTGGATTATCGGAAATGTGGATTTCGCAGACCTGAAGCTCGCACTTCCTGCCGTGATCGAAGGACAAAAATCGGTTACTATCAACTATGGAAATTTTCTCCAGATTCTCATCAATTTCATCATCATTGCCTTCTGTATCTTCATGATGGTGAAAGTCATGAACAAGGCTGTGAAGAAAAAACCAGCGCCAGAACCAACTCCAGCAGGACCAACAGATATAGAACTTCTCACAGAGATTCGCGATCTTCTTAAGAAAAAAGCATAATACATATTCCGATTCCATCCGAGAAATTCCATCTCGAATTTTTTTGAGTATTTTTCCCATCATCTTGCCAAGCAATCATTTCTCACTATACTTCGACGCATGGAAAAAAAGAAAAATATCATCTTCATCACAGGAATCGATACGTATGGCGTGAGAAAAGAAAAAGAACGATGGAAATACGCATTCCGCGAGCGTCAGTGAGGAGAAAATATCGAGGAAGTGCGCATCGAAGAAGTGAAAGATTGGTCTCGGATTGAGCAAGATATGCAGAGTATGGGACTGTTTGCGACGAAGCGACTCTGGTGTTTCTCAGGATGATTCGAGAAAAAGAAAAAAGAAGAATGAGAAACAACCAAGAAGAAAAAATGAGAAGGTATAGAAGAACAGATCATAGCTCTCTGTGAACTTGCCGGAGAAGATCACTTCATGATTTTCTCCAATCTCCTATTCGATGAGAAAAAATGAGCACTCATCACGTGGCTCCGCGAGAATGCTGATGTACGAACATTCGATAAGATATGGACGCTTGAAACATGGGAAAAACGATTCAGTGAACTCGATACAAAGATCATCAAAAAAGTTCTCGATGCCTACCGAGAAGCGGAAAATGGAAAAGAAGAAACCAGTTCCAGTATTTCTGATGCCATCGGAGGAACACTCGAGAAGCTCTCACTCCTTCAGGAAACACAGAAAATCACAGAAAAAGATATCGATGAATCGCTCGATCGAGCTTTCTCCTGAAAAATGTTCGACCTCTCTGATGCAATCCTCGCGAAAAATGTCGAAAAATCACGAATCCTTCTCGCACGAATTCTTGAGAATATGACTCCTTATGAACTCCTTCCGACACTCATCGGACTTCTGAGAAATGCACTCTACGTGAAATACCTCGCGCATCTCGGAAAAAAAGAACGAGAAATCTGAAGTATTATCCAGATTCATCCATACGTGCTCCAGAAAACTCTGTCTGCAAAAATTTCTTATGAAGAAATCGGAAAACTCTACGGAAATCTCGTAAATGCGAACATAGCATACAAAAGCGGAAGATGAATGAAAGATGGTGAATTATGACGCATTTTTGCGATTGAGCGAGCCATTATGGGATTGAAAAAAATATAATTTCTATACAATAACAACGTTTATTTTCTATACTTTTAGGTCTATGCGAATTCTTTCGACTCTCGTGATTCTCTCACTCACACTTGGACTTTCATCTTGTTTTCAGGAAGAGAAAAATGAAGCTCCAACCGCTTCTGGAACCGTCCAGACAGGAAGCTCAGAATCTGGTACTGTAGCACTCAGAAACTGTACTCAACTCACTCCCATGGATGAGAATGCACTCAATATCTGGAAAAATGGCGTTAACCCCGCTGCTGGTACTGATGCGGTTAGTTCAGGAAAAATTGTTTCTGTGAACTACACTCTCCGAACTTGTACAGCTGATGGAACAATTCTCGATACTTCTCGTGAAGCAGATGCAAAACTCGGAGGAATCTACTCAAGTGGTCGAACATACGAGCCATTCCAGACGATCATCGGATCCCACCAGACTGTTCGTGGATTCGAATATGGACTCATCGGTATGAAAAAAGGTGAACGAAAGACTATTGCTGTAGCTGCATCTGATGGATATGCCGAAGAAAAAATTCCAAAGTATTACATTGCTCCGAACTACACAATGACTCTTGATAAGTCACTCTTCGCCGATAAGGTCACTCAAGTAGTTAACAGGGGGAATCTTGGAGAAATGTCTGTAACTGTGAAAGTTGGAGATACTCTCACTGGTGGAACAAATGGAGAGATTACAGCAAAAGTAATAAACGTAACTGATACTGAGGTAACTCTCGATATTGATAACAGCACAGGGAATCCATTTCATGGACAAGAACTCAAGGCTGGGGCTACAGCAGAA
The DNA window shown above is from Candidatus Gracilibacteria bacterium and carries:
- a CDS encoding serine protease, whose amino-acid sequence is MKNVFFSIFLVCILSGCNSGDFLSEREIINRIVDISSSQIASVHGKGVILENGKILTSRHVVKDCSSHCFIESQNQKYPIESIEFPDTTKDIAYAYFSGSSDFSRVDFLNREKFSTGQSIVSYVSLSGSWQKIDGKMLGIDISYIAYDGSLSGTLLSGGIMTDMILSPGESGTPIWTASGELIGVMSAVDNAGKRSYIVQ
- a CDS encoding CYTH domain-containing protein encodes the protein MHSYEIEIKVLLGDKPSRDNFMNAVNINFPAMKHSYSESQKNHYFEGGNLKTLGEVFAEYISPEETVRLKDIEKNAKSFSVRTRGTVDETILVVKATMNAETSSNGTARIEWEVDLAPMTIEKMDELVLKAGFQYQAKWSRERDEYQLNHDTALCIDRNAGYGYVAEFERVINDESQIESTRAELLGMIESLGFEELAQDRLARMFDFYNQNWREYYGTEKVFTVE
- a CDS encoding N-acetylmuramoyl-L-alanine amidase; its protein translation is MRYFFSFLLLSFFGIAFLDFSSRAEEGNSVFSSTLAGVHSSRDNSGTYRIDASVSFDSPRTAFYFSFPREILDNSGVTIVWHTDSGDIERQLDIEDLDILHYDARVFSSPWITTGRSDVTFSIISHTLIDPEKLALMTSYSERKNDSMGIENASAATRIVSRAEWGADESYRYADSSTQKQVYQEYLKYRQAPKTQSQLDAINIGLNRRQELERLFPNTEKFVSVLRYENGHRLVWPIQKTRQVNRIVIHHTAESLDKQASDEVYLRDIYKYHAITRGWGDIGYNYIIGQRGIIYEGRAGGDYVVGAHVLGNNEGSVGISVIGNFENIHLNRDQRAGLESAISYVAEKYGITLSADAVAISQCSGDGCKEVKTHTTRSLVGHRDLDTTACPGKNIYSEISGFIARGNQFRTPIYNTETSRIDPIPADEVMNMMLSVPSVQTISPSLNHITTDTSQKIRIRLSYSGTTVLLEGATVTPAVARIGFRKVPFNQGFQASVVPYKQNQVVIQIKNRTYTGSSFSLEGEVVRIASWSRVPAWDTTGKYNDNLFRGKLIVRNENGKLYIVNELPIESYLKGMGEVSNTDLPEKIKTIVVSARSYAYYYMDKKNRKYNTQIYDGSDDPDSFQKYLGYGYEMRSPNVAKLVDETRGRVIKYKGVLIKPWYFSSSNGRTKSYQEYCESNGSKNCMNIPYLQSVSDPGGVGKVLQGHGVGISGVGATYFSGQGWDYQQIIQYYLNGVEILKK
- the dcd gene encoding dCTP deaminase encodes the protein MYLSDRDIRQALQDGNISISDFDEARLQPASYDIRLGDKFLVVKDYSVTNIDPVNHILPEYEELIVTPEQGLILRPGVTVLGTSVEKFGSEKYLIQLSGKSSLARIGLIVHNTAGLINPGHYLNITFELANMNSVPIILRPGMDIAQLLFAEMTSPPDQDYRKVGRYGEGEDNMVGYIKKD
- a CDS encoding FKBP-type peptidyl-prolyl cis-trans isomerase, which gives rise to MRILSTLVILSLTLGLSSCFQEEKNEAPTASGTVQTGSSESGTVALRNCTQLTPMDENALNIWKNGVNPAAGTDAVSSGKIVSVNYTLRTCTADGTILDTSREADAKLGGIYSSGRTYEPFQTIIGSHQTVRGFEYGLIGMKKGERKTIAVAASDGYAEEKIPKYYIAPNYTMTLDKSLFADKVTQVVNRGNLGEMSVTVKVGDTLTGGTNGEITAKVINVTDTEVTLDIDNSTGNPFHGQELKAGATAEVQSGVTFTVKAIKGNDITFDVVNEQSPFIDNFMVGATAEVAGTKMLIKAIEEDNVIIEDISGTDPKKTSLFFDVEIVDIK
- the mscL gene encoding large-conductance mechanosensitive channel protein MscL — translated: MSVLKEFRDFAMKGNVVDLAVGVIIGAAFGKIVTSLVEDIIMPPIGWIIGNVDFADLKLALPAVIEGQKSVTINYGNFLQILINFIIIAFCIFMMVKVMNKAVKKKPAPEPTPAGPTDIELLTEIRDLLKKKA